A DNA window from Anoplolepis gracilipes chromosome 13, ASM4749672v1, whole genome shotgun sequence contains the following coding sequences:
- the Bonsai gene encoding small ribosomal subunit protein uS15m, with product MNIIINNCKQTVANLLKDVGNLSRRYATTVADYKITWTRPEPVSRLSPERSGDQGLEIDVKPTDLSKAYAESPELKDASDIVKKMFTLQFLRPKETKKMRKIKILELVKRHELDNLSPEAQIAAFTSQIHELQEFIKKYPRNSKSKVHLKIAIDKRRKILKHLRTWDYRRFEWVLEKLNLIYKPLPELPLQITRKESLRRLTEKHCDKLVQNKLNVYKRELKMLQKDFYIEKAEKLAFIREEELACGLQPSVSEEDIAKAKGKVKEY from the exons ATCTTTCGAGAAGGTACGCAACTACTGTAGCCGATTATAAAATCACCTGGACGCGACCTGAACCAGTCTCACGCTTGTCACCCGAAAGATCTGGTGATCAAGGATTAGAAATTGATGTTAAACCAACAGATCTTAGCAAGGCCTACGCTGAATCGCCTGAATTGAAAga TGCCAGCgacattgttaaaaaaatgttcaccTTACAATTTTTACGTCCCAAAGAAACAAAGAAGAtgagaaagataaagatattgGAATTAGTAAAGAGACATGAATTAGACAATTTATCACCGGAAGCTCAAA tTGCTGCTTTCACTAGCCAAATACATGAGTTGCaagagtttataaaaaaatatcccaGGAACTCAAAGTCAAAAGTGCATTTGAAAATAGCGATCGATAagcgaagaaaaatattgaaacatttGCGAACCTGGGATTATAGACGTTTTGAATGGGTTTTGGAGAAACtgaatcttatttataaaccACTACCCGA gcTACCACTTCAGATTACTAGAAAAGAATCTTTAAGACGATTAACGGAAAAGCATTGTGACAAACTTGtgcagaataaattaaatgtttacaaaAGAGAACtgaaaatgttacaaaaagatttttacataGAGAAAGCGGAGAAGCTTGCGTTTATTAGAGAAGAAGAATTAGCTTGTGGATTACAACCATCAGTAAGTGAAGAGGATATTGCAAAGGCTAAAGGAAAAGTGaaggaatattaa
- the L(1)10bb gene encoding protein BUD31 homolog has product MPKVRRSKKPPPDGWELIEPTLEELEQKMREAETEPHEGKRKQESLWPIFKIHHQKSRYIYDLFYRRKAISRELYDYCLNENIADKNLIAKWKKVGYENLCCLRCIQTRDTNFGTNCICRVPKGKLEEGRIVECIHCGCRGCSG; this is encoded by the exons ATGCCAAAAGTACGACGAAGCAAAAAGCCACCTCCCGATGGCTGGGAGCTGATCGAACCAACTCTGGAAGAACTGGAGCAAAAGATGCGCGAAG CCGAAACGGAACCTCACGAAGGCAAAAGGAAACAAGAATCTTTGTGGCCGATATTTAAAATCCATCATCAGAAGTCTCGTTACATATATGATCtattttatagaagaaaagcAATAAGTCGCG AATTGTACGATTACTGCTTGAATGAAAATATCgcggataaaaatttaatcgccAAATGGAAGAAGGTCGGCTATGAAAACTTATGTTGCTTACGATGCATTCAGACAAGAGATACAAATTTTGGTACAAATTGCATCTGCAGAGTGCCAAAGGGTAAACTCGAGGAAGGCCGAATAGTAGAATGCATACATTGTGGTTGTAGAGGATGTTCGGGTTGA